One Fibrobacter sp. UWB2 DNA window includes the following coding sequences:
- a CDS encoding ACT domain-containing protein, with translation MKIPQVSVFVSNRPGRLQAVCRSLADAGINLLSLTLADSGEFGLIRLIVNDSEKAVNVLAKAGLSATVTDVVACPVADKVGGLADLLDVLGDLQIDYMYAYPSECSTATNVMILRFSDTEKALKVLEEKNFKTLSTTEMLG, from the coding sequence ATGAAAATTCCACAGGTTTCAGTTTTCGTGTCGAACCGCCCGGGCCGTCTCCAGGCAGTTTGCCGCTCGCTCGCTGATGCAGGCATCAACCTTCTCTCGCTCACGCTCGCCGATTCAGGCGAATTCGGCCTTATCCGCCTGATCGTGAACGATTCTGAAAAGGCTGTCAATGTCCTTGCCAAGGCAGGCCTCAGCGCAACCGTTACCGACGTTGTCGCATGCCCTGTTGCAGACAAGGTTGGCGGTCTTGCAGACCTTCTCGACGTTCTCGGCGACTTGCAGATTGACTACATGTACGCCTACCCGTCCGAATGCTCGACGGCAACGAACGTCATGATTCTTCGCTTTAGCGATACCGAAAAGGCGCTCAAGGTCTTGGAAGAAAAGAACTTCAAGACTCTCAGCACTACAGAAATGCTCGGCTAA
- a CDS encoding phenylacetate--CoA ligase family protein — protein sequence MRSTAWNDEENKILPEMALDFMPEEKLRELQLQRLRATVKLAYEKVPLFHDRMVEKGVTPDDIKSLKDIVKIPFSMKKDLRDTYPYGLFAVDMSEVVRLHASSGTTGKPIVVGYTKEDMEVWAQVVKRGLLACGFRSTDIVQNFYGYGLFTGGLGIHGGFEALGATVVPISGGNTERQVMLMKDFGVTAVGGTPSYFVRIIDVAEKMGVDISKLNVKRGIFGAEPWSDGMRDYIEEKTGIKAYDIYGLSEIVGPGVGCECECRDGIHIFEDHFYPEIVDPETLEPLPDGEEGELVISTLSKRAMPILRYRTRDITAIEKTKCKCGRTIRRIRRIGRRSDDMIIMRGVNVFPSQIETALLRAEKALPHYQIVLDTKNNMDTLEVKVEVSRDMVSDSMSDMEQLSKKFKHSIEQILGISVIVTLCEPDSLPRSEGKAKRVIDNRKKI from the coding sequence ATGCGATCTACAGCTTGGAACGACGAAGAAAACAAAATCTTGCCCGAAATGGCGCTTGATTTTATGCCCGAAGAAAAATTGCGCGAATTGCAGTTGCAGCGTTTGCGTGCAACCGTGAAGCTCGCCTACGAGAAGGTTCCGCTGTTCCACGACCGCATGGTCGAAAAGGGCGTTACGCCCGATGACATCAAGTCTTTGAAGGACATCGTGAAGATCCCGTTTTCCATGAAGAAGGACTTGCGCGACACGTATCCGTACGGCCTCTTCGCTGTCGACATGAGCGAAGTCGTGCGCCTGCACGCTAGCTCCGGCACTACCGGTAAGCCGATTGTCGTCGGTTACACCAAGGAAGACATGGAAGTCTGGGCACAGGTCGTGAAGCGTGGCCTCCTCGCCTGCGGTTTCCGCAGCACAGACATTGTGCAGAACTTCTACGGCTACGGCCTCTTTACGGGCGGTCTTGGCATTCACGGCGGTTTCGAAGCCCTCGGCGCCACAGTCGTGCCGATTAGCGGCGGTAATACCGAACGCCAGGTGATGCTCATGAAGGACTTCGGCGTGACCGCAGTCGGTGGCACCCCGAGCTACTTTGTCCGCATTATCGACGTTGCCGAAAAGATGGGCGTCGACATTTCCAAGTTGAACGTGAAGCGCGGCATCTTCGGTGCAGAACCGTGGAGCGATGGCATGCGCGACTACATCGAAGAAAAGACGGGCATCAAGGCTTACGACATTTACGGACTTTCTGAAATTGTCGGCCCGGGCGTAGGTTGCGAATGCGAATGCCGCGACGGCATCCACATTTTCGAAGACCACTTCTACCCTGAAATCGTGGACCCGGAAACGCTCGAACCGCTTCCGGACGGCGAAGAAGGCGAACTCGTCATCAGTACGCTCAGCAAGCGCGCTATGCCGATCCTCCGCTACCGCACCCGCGACATCACTGCTATTGAAAAGACCAAGTGCAAGTGCGGCCGTACCATCCGCCGTATCCGCCGCATTGGCCGCCGCAGCGACGACATGATCATCATGCGTGGCGTGAACGTGTTCCCGAGCCAGATCGAAACGGCTCTTCTCCGCGCAGAAAAGGCTTTGCCGCATTACCAGATTGTGCTCGATACCAAGAACAACATGGATACGCTCGAAGTCAAGGTCGAAGTTTCTCGCGACATGGTGAGCGACTCCATGAGCGATATGGAACAGCTCTCCAAGAAGTTCAAGCACTCCATCGAACAGATTCTTGGCATCTCCGTGATTGTCACGCTCTGCGAACCGGATTCTCTGCCGCGTAGCGAAGGCAAGGCCAAGCGCGTCATCGACAACAGAAAGAAGATTTAA